One genomic region from Eptesicus fuscus isolate TK198812 chromosome 18, DD_ASM_mEF_20220401, whole genome shotgun sequence encodes:
- the NISCH gene encoding LOW QUALITY PROTEIN: nischarin (The sequence of the model RefSeq protein was modified relative to this genomic sequence to represent the inferred CDS: inserted 3 bases in 2 codons): MATTTRSFGPEREAEPAKEARVVGSELVDTYTVYIIQVTDGNHEWTVKHRYSDFHDLHEKLVAEKKIDKNLLPPKKIIGKNSRSLVEKREKDLEVYLQTLLAAFPGVAPRVLAHFLHFQFYEINGITAALAEELFEKGEQLLGAGEVFAIRPLQLYAVTEQLQLGKPTCASGDAKTDLGHILDFTCRLKYLKVSGTEGPFGTSNIQEQLLPFDLSIFKSLHQVEISHCDAKHIRGLVASKPTLGTMSVRFSATSMKEVLVPEASEFDEWEPEGTALEGPVTAIIPTWQALTTLDLSHNSISKIDESVKLIPKLEFLDLSHNGVLVVDNLQHLYNLVHLDLSYNKLSSLEGVHTKLGNIKTLNLAGNLLESLSGLHKLYSLVNLDLSNNRIEQMEEVRSIGSLPCLEHVALLNNPLSIIPDYRTKVLAQFGERASEVCLDNSVTTEKELDTVEVLKAIQKAKEVKSKLGQPEKKVGEDCQLSTAPCVRPSSSPPTVAPTSASLPQPILSNQGIMFVQEEALASSLSSTDSLTPEDRPIARGCSDSLESIPAGQCGTLCDCGTFSXAAAKGSRAPPCVLGREEXGKCGAPSDDLRDIPGAVGGASSEHSEPEVQVVPGSGQIIFLPFTCIGYTATNQDFIQRLSTLIRQAIERQLPAWIEAANQREEGQGEDDDDEDVAENRYFEMGPPDVEEEEAGGRGEEEEEEEEEEDGEEERLALEWALGADEDFLLEHIRILKVLWCFLIHVQGSIRQFAACLVLTDFGIAVFEIPHQESRGSSQHILSSLRFVFCFPHGDLTEFGFLMPELCLVLKVRHSENTLFIISDAANLHEFHADLRSCFAPQHMAMLCSPVLYGSHTSLQEFLRQLLTFYKVAGGCQERSQGCFPVYLVYSDKRMVQTAAGDYSGNIEWASCTLCSAVRRSCCAPSEAVKSAAIPYWLLLTPQHLNVIKADFNPMPNRGTHNCRNRNSFKLSRVPLSTVLLDPTRSCTQPRGAFADGHVLELLVGYRFVTAIFVLPHEKFHFLRIYNQLRASLQDLKTVVIAKTPATGGQSQRPLVDGQPAENRVSGDQSPQEAPAEAPAPAPAPEEAPALARAKASAPEETSVPALVPAEAPTEASTPEETPAPALVEAPAPAEAPAQYPSEHLIQSTSEENQIPSHLPACASLRHIASLRGSAIVEFFHSSIAEVENEELRHLMWSSVVFYQTPGLEVTACMLLSTKAVYFVLHDGLRRHFSEPLQDFWHQKNTDYNNSPFHISQCFVLKLGDLQTVNVGLFDQYFRLTGSSPMQVVTCLTRDSYLTHCFLQHLMAVLSSLERTPSPEPVDKDFYSEFGNKTTGKMENYELVHASRVKFTYPSEEEVGDLTFTVAQTMADPGKAPALSILLYVQAFQVGTPPPGRCRGTLRPKTLLLTSAEIFLLDEDFVHYPLPEFAKEPPQRDRYRLDDGRRVRDLDRVLMGYQTYPQALTLVFDDVQGHDLMGNVTLDHFGEVPDSLARAGQGREVQWQVFVPSAESREKLISLLARQWEALCGRELPVELTG; this comes from the exons CAAGAAGTTTGGtggaaaagagggagaaggatTTGGAGGTCTACCTCCAGACGCTCCTGGCCGCCTTCCCCGGCGTGGCCCCCAGAGTGCTGGCTCACTTCTTGCATTTTCAGTTCTAC GAGATAAATGGCATCACTGCCGCACTGGCTGAGGAGCTCTTTGAAAAAG GAGAACAGCTCCTGGGGGCCGGCGAGGTCTTTGCCATCAGGCCCCTGCAGCTCTATGCGGTCACTGAGCAGCTGCAGCTGGGAAAGCCCACGTGTGCCAGTGGGGACGCCAAGACTGATCTCGGGCACATCCTGGACTTCACCTGTCGCCTTAAGTACCTTAAG GTTTCTGGCACAGAAGGACCTTTTGGGACCAGCAACATTCAGGAGCAGCTCCTGCCTTTTGATCTGTCAATATTCAAGTCTCTTCATCAGGTGGAG ATAAGCCACTGTGATGCCAAGCACATCCGGGGACTGGTCGCCTCGAAGCCCACCTTAGGCACGATGAGTGTGCGCTTCTCAGCAACCTCGATGAAG GAAGTCCTCGTTCCCGAAGCCTCGGAATTTGATGAGTGGGAGCCAGAAGGCACAGCCCTGGAAGGCCCTGTGACTGCCATCATCCCCACATGGCAAGCACTGACCACTCTAGACCTGAGCCACAACAGCATCTCCAAGATTGACGAGTCTGTG aAACTGATTCCAAAGCTTGAGTTCCTGGACCTGAGTCACAATGGAGTGCTAGTTGTGGACAACCTGCAG CACCTGTACAACCTCGTGCACCTGGACCTGTCCTACAACAAGCTGTCCTCCTTGGAAGGGGTTCACACCAAACTGGGGAACATCAAGACTCTGAACCTGGCTGGCAACCTGCTCGAGAGTCTGAGTGGCCTGCACAAGCTCTACTCCTTGGTCAACCTGGACCTCAGCAACAACAGAATCGAACAG ATGGAGGAGGTCCGGAGCATAGGCAGCCTCCCATGTCTGGAGCATGTGGCTCTGCTGAACAACCCCCTGAGCATCATCCCCGACTACCGGACCAAGGTGCTGGCCCAATTTGGAGAGAGGGCCTCTGAG GTCTGTCTGGACAACTCAGTGACCACAGAGAAGGAGCTGGACACGGTGGAAGTGCTGAAAGCAATTCAGAAAGCCAAGGAGGTCAAGTCCAAACTGGGCCAGCCTGAGAAGAAG GTTGGCGAGGATTGCCAGCTCTCCACTGCCCCCTGTGTCAGACCCAGCAGCTCCCCTCCTACCGTGGCTCCCACCTccgcctccctgccccagcccatccTCTCCAACCAAG GAATCATGTTTgtgcaagaggaggccctggccagcagcctctcATCCACCGACAGTCTTACTCCCGAGGACCGGCCCATTGCTCGGGGATGCTCTGATTCCTTGGAGTCCATCCCTGCAGGACAG TGTGGGACACTGTGTGACTGTGGCACCTTCTC GGCTGCTGCTAAGGGTTCCAGAGCTCCTCCGTGTGTcctgggaagagagg gaggcaaGTGTGGT GCACCTTCTGATGATTTAAGGGACATACCTGGAGCTGTTGGCGGTGCGAG CTCAGAGCACTCGGAGCCGGAGGTCCAGGTGGTGCCTGGGTCTGGCCAAATCATCTTCCTGCCCTTCACCTGCATTGGCTACACAGCCACCAACCAGGACTTCATCCAGCGCCTCAGCACACTCATCCGGCAGGCCATCGAGCGGCAGCTGCCCGCCTGGATAGAGGCAGCCAACCAGCGGGAGGAGGGCCAGGGCGAGGATGACGACGACGAGGACGTGGCTGAGAACCGCTACTTTGAAATGGGGCCTCCAGatgtggaggaagaggaggcaggaggccggggagaggaagaggaggaggaagaagaggaggaagatggtGAGGAGGAGCGCCTGGCCCTGGAGTGGGCCCTGGGTGCAGACGAGGACTTCTTGCTGGAGCACATCCGCATCCTCAAGGTGCTCTGGTGCTTCCTGATCCACGTGCAGGGCAGCATCCGCCAGTTTGCCGCCTGCCTCGTGCTCACTGACTTCGGCATCGCTGTCTTCGAGATCCCGCACCAGGAGTCGCGGGGCAGCAGCCAGCACATCCTCTCTTCCCTGCGCTTCGTCTTCTGCTTCCCGCACGGCGACCTCACTGAGTTCGGCTTTCTCATGCCAGAGCTCTGTCTGGTGCTCAAGGTGCGGCACAGTGAGAACACGCTCTTCATCATCTCGGACGCCGCCAACCTGCACGAGTTCCACGCCGACTTGCGCTCATGCTTCGCCCCACAGCACATGGCCATGCTCTGCAGCCCCGTGCTCTATGGCAGCCACACCAGCCTGCAGGAGTTCCTCCGCCAGCTGCTCACCTTCTACAAGGTGGCGGGCGGCTGCCAGGAGCGCAGCCAAGGATGCTTCCCGGTCTACCTGGTCTACAGCGACAAGCGCATGGTGCAGACGGCTGCCGGGGACTACTCGGGCAACATCGAGTGGGCCAGCTGCACGCTCTGCTCTGCCGTGCGGCGCTCCTGCTGTGCACCCTCCGAGGCTGTCAAATCCGCTGCCATCCCCTACTGGCTGCTGCTCACGCCCCAGCACCTCAACGTCATCAAGGCTGACTTCAACCCCATGCCCAACCGTGGAACCCATAACTGTCGCAACCGCAACAGCTTCAAGCTCAGTCGCGTGCCACTCTCCACTGTGCTGCTGGACCCGACGCGCAGCTGCACCCAGCCACGGGGTGCCTTCGCCGATGGCCATGTGCTGGAGCTGCTTGTGGGCTACCGCTTTGTCACCGCCATCTTCGTGCTGCCCCATGAGAAGTTCCACTTCCTGCGCATCTACAACCAGCTGCGGGCCTCGCTGCAGGACCTGAAGACCGTGGTCATCGCCAAGACCCCTGCGACTGGGGGCCAGTCCCAGCGGCCCCTCGTGGATGGCCAACCTGCTGAGAACAGGGTCAG TGGTGACCAGAGTCCCCAGGAAGCCCCGGCAGAGGCTCCAgcgccagcaccagccccagagGAGGCCCCAGCTCTGGCCCGGGCAAAGGCCTCAGCCCCAGAGGAGACCTCAGTGCCAGCCTTGGTTCCAGCAGAAGCCCCAACAGAGGCCTcaaccccagaggagaccccagcTCCAGCCTTAGTGGAGGCCCCGGCACCAGCTGAGGCCCCCGCCCAGTACCCAAGCGAGCACCTGATCCAGTCCACCTCAGAGGAGAATCAgatcccctcacacctgcccgCCTGCGCGTCGCTCCGGCACATTGCCAGCCTGCGGGGGAGTGCCATCGTCGAGTTCTTCCACAGCAGCATTGCAGAG GTGGAGAATGAGGAGCTGAGGCACCTCATGTGGTCCTCGGTGGTGTTCTACCAGACCCCGGGGCTGGAGGTGACCGCCTGCATGCTGCTCTCCACCAAGGCCGTGTACTTCGTGCTGCACGACGGCCTCCGCCGCCACTTCTCTGAGCCACTGCAGG ATTTCTGGCATCAGAAAAACACTGACTACAACAACAGTCCCTTCCACATCTCCCAGTGCTTTGTTTTAAAACTCGGTGACCTACAGACAGTCAACGTTGGGCTTTTTGACCAGTATTTCCGGCTGACGG gctcctccccgaTGCAGGTGGTGACGTGCTTGACTCGGGACAGCTACCTGACACACTGCTTCCTTCAGCACCTCATGGCCGTGCTCTCCTCCCTGGAACGCACGCCCTCACCTGAGCCTGTGGACAAGGACTTCTACTCGGAGTTTGGGAACAAGACCACAG GGAAGATGGAGAACTACGAGCTAGTCCACGCGAGCCGTGTCAAGTTCACCTACCCCAGTGAGGAGGAGGTCGGGGACCTGACGTTCACCGTGGCCCAGACGATGGCGGACccagggaaggcaccagccctcAGCATCCTGCTGTATGTGCAGGCCTTCCAGGTGGGCACACCGCCACCTGGGCGCTGCAGGGGCACCCTGCGCCCCAAAACGCTCCTGCTCACCAGCGCCGAGATCTTCCTCCTGGACGAGGACTTTGTCCACTACCCGCTGCCCGAGTTTGCCAAAGAGCCGCCACAGAGGGACCGGTACCGGCTAGACGATGGCCGCCGCGTCCGGGACTTGGACCGTGTGCTCATGGGCTACCAGACCTACCCACAGGCTCTCACGCTTGTCTTTGACGATGTGCAAGGCCACGACCTCATGGGCAACGTCACCCTGGACCACTTCGGGGAGGTGCCAGATAGCCTGGCCAGAGCCGGCCAGGGCCGCGAGGTCCAGTGGCAGGTGTTTGTCCCCAGCGCCGAGAGCCGAGAGAAGCTCATCTCACTCTTGGCCCGCCAGTGGGAGGCCCTGTGCGGCCGGGAGCTGCCTGTTGAGCTCACTGGCTAG